In a genomic window of Blattabacterium cuenoti:
- a CDS encoding glycogen/starch synthase produces the protein MTSKRILYVSSDLFPFSSENTISFSVLKVTKFMQSTGNDVRIFMPRFGIINERRHQLHEVIRLSGTNLVINDIDQPLLIKVASIPDARLQVYFIDNEEYFKRKAIDEDENGIFFQDNDERALFFTKGVLETVRKLNWKPDIIHIYGWMSSFIPLYIKNLYKNDPVYQTVKIIVSIYNKPFKGFLNKDIIQKIKSDGIKSRQLKLLEKPNYFNLIKLCMYFSDSIIKGDFIFPKEIEDYIKENKLLVLKYYPVEEIETVYQQFYKETFLEEIN, from the coding sequence ATGACAAGTAAACGTATATTATATGTTTCTTCGGATTTATTTCCTTTTTCTTCAGAGAACACAATATCTTTTTCTGTATTGAAAGTCACTAAATTTATGCAATCAACAGGAAATGATGTACGTATATTTATGCCTCGTTTCGGAATCATAAATGAAAGAAGGCATCAATTACATGAAGTTATTCGTTTGTCAGGTACAAATTTAGTCATCAATGATATTGATCAACCTTTATTAATTAAAGTTGCTTCTATTCCTGATGCTAGATTACAAGTTTATTTTATAGATAATGAAGAATATTTTAAAAGAAAAGCAATAGATGAAGATGAAAATGGAATTTTTTTTCAAGATAATGATGAAAGAGCTTTATTTTTTACAAAAGGTGTTTTAGAAACTGTAAGAAAACTAAATTGGAAACCTGATATTATACACATATATGGATGGATGAGTTCTTTTATTCCTTTATATATCAAAAATTTATATAAAAATGATCCAGTGTATCAAACTGTAAAAATCATTGTGTCTATTTATAATAAACCTTTTAAAGGTTTTTTGAATAAAGATATTATTCAAAAAATTAAATCTGATGGAATAAAATCTAGACAATTAAAATTGTTGGAAAAACCAAATTATTTTAATCTAATCAAACTGTGTATGTATTTTTCAGATTCTATTATAAAAGGAGATTTTATTTTTCCTAAGGAAATAGAAGATTATATAAAAGAAAATAAATTGTTAGTATTAAAATATTATCCTGTAGAAGAGATAGAAACCGTTTATCAACAATTTTATAAAGAAACTTTTTTAGAAGAGATAAATTAA
- the rnr gene encoding ribonuclease R has translation MKKKRRIKKKYYNNLSTGFIKITHHGYAFVHVSEFHKDVFIPKNKTNRALEGDLVKIRFYSSQKRKKMEGEVLKIIKRKTNQFIGILKINVESNNKYGIVRNNNIHVTILVPIQKLEKYNHNDKVLVKLTSWPRKSKNPIGKIVKTFGTCGEYKTEIFSLLEEYGISYKFSKEIENEAEKIYSKQTLDIDTRRDMRNVNTFTIDPFNAKDFDDALSIRKLKKNTWEIGVHISDVSYYIKEGSLLDKEAYLRATSIYFVGKVIPMFPEILSNDLCSLQPKKDKLSFSYIFNINEQGKILKNWFGKTIIRSNKKFTYDEVQYILEQKKGDYYEDIYTLFLFSKILIQNRLKNGAIYLDKMEVKFNLDEKNYPISLSLEKNNDAHRLIEEFMLLTNQKISEFVSLNSNKKPSNKLYIYRVHDEPDHKKIFFLKKIIEPLGYFFNLKNLKNSINHLLKQIKGKPEQNMIENLILRAMSKAKYSTHNIGHYGLSFIYYTHFTSPIRRYSDIIAHRLLNYYLIEIKKETDNKKNNKEYKLHPIEFYEEQSQHCSYKERIATDAEREFLKFIQVKYIKKFIGKEFYGVITGFTDWSVYIDLLLFQTEGMVKLDDIKEDSYVLNSNDYTIIGKKQKKIYHLGDKVKVKLINVNMEKKQIVLDWINNM, from the coding sequence ATGAAAAAAAAAAGAAGAATAAAAAAAAAATATTATAATAATTTATCCACAGGATTTATTAAAATTACTCATCATGGATATGCATTTGTTCATGTAAGCGAATTTCATAAAGATGTCTTTATTCCTAAAAATAAAACAAATAGAGCTTTAGAAGGAGACTTAGTAAAAATTAGATTCTATTCTTCTCAAAAAAGAAAAAAAATGGAAGGAGAAGTGTTAAAAATAATTAAAAGAAAAACCAATCAATTCATTGGGATTCTAAAAATTAACGTTGAATCTAATAATAAATATGGAATAGTACGAAATAATAATATTCATGTAACTATATTAGTTCCAATACAGAAGTTGGAAAAATATAATCATAACGATAAGGTTTTAGTTAAACTTACATCATGGCCTAGAAAATCAAAAAATCCTATAGGTAAAATTGTTAAAACATTTGGAACTTGTGGAGAATATAAAACAGAAATTTTTTCTTTATTAGAAGAATATGGAATTTCTTATAAATTTTCTAAAGAGATAGAAAATGAAGCTGAAAAAATTTATTCTAAACAAACTTTAGATATAGATACAAGAAGAGATATGCGAAACGTTAATACTTTTACTATAGATCCTTTTAATGCAAAAGATTTTGATGATGCTCTTTCCATTAGAAAATTGAAAAAAAATACTTGGGAAATAGGAGTACATATATCTGATGTATCTTATTATATTAAAGAAGGAAGTTTATTAGACAAAGAAGCATATTTACGTGCTACATCCATTTATTTTGTAGGAAAAGTTATTCCTATGTTTCCTGAAATATTATCTAATGATCTTTGCTCATTACAACCAAAAAAAGATAAGTTAAGTTTTTCTTATATTTTTAATATAAATGAACAAGGGAAAATACTGAAAAATTGGTTTGGAAAAACTATAATACGATCTAATAAAAAATTTACATATGATGAAGTTCAATATATACTTGAACAAAAAAAAGGAGATTATTATGAAGATATTTACACATTATTTTTATTTTCTAAAATATTAATTCAAAATCGATTAAAAAATGGAGCTATTTATCTTGATAAAATGGAAGTAAAATTTAATTTAGATGAAAAAAATTACCCAATATCTTTATCTTTAGAAAAAAACAATGATGCTCACCGTTTGATTGAAGAATTTATGTTATTGACTAATCAAAAAATTTCAGAATTTGTTAGTTTAAATTCAAATAAAAAACCCTCTAATAAACTCTATATTTACAGAGTACACGATGAACCTGATCATAAAAAAATTTTTTTTCTAAAAAAAATTATAGAACCTTTAGGTTATTTTTTTAATTTAAAAAATTTAAAAAATTCTATAAATCATTTATTAAAACAAATTAAAGGAAAACCAGAACAAAATATGATTGAGAATTTAATTCTTCGTGCTATGAGTAAGGCTAAATATTCTACACATAATATAGGACACTATGGTTTGTCTTTTATATATTACACTCATTTTACTTCTCCCATAAGAAGATATTCAGATATAATAGCGCATCGTTTATTAAATTATTATTTAATAGAAATAAAAAAAGAAACAGATAATAAAAAAAATAATAAAGAATACAAACTTCATCCAATAGAATTTTATGAAGAACAATCTCAACACTGTAGTTATAAAGAACGTATAGCAACAGATGCAGAAAGAGAATTTCTAAAATTTATACAAGTTAAATATATAAAAAAATTTATAGGAAAAGAATTTTATGGTGTGATTACAGGTTTTACTGACTGGAGTGTTTATATTGATTTGTTATTATTTCAAACTGAAGGTATGGTGAAATTAGATGACATCAAAGAAGATTCTTATGTTTTGAATTCAAATGATTATACTATAATTGGAAAAAAACAAAAAAAAATTTATCATTTAGGAGATAAAGTTAAAGTTAAACTTATAAATGTTAATATGGAAAAAAAACAAATTGTTCTTGACTGGATAAATAACATGTAA
- a CDS encoding PSP1 domain-containing protein, which translates to MNKSCYDCLHKCKKKEKLFQKKQYALDWLANIQSPFEYQKYDIIEIKFKNDRKEFFLNQEKIPLSQGDIVTVEPKSGNTGYDIGVVYLTGELVKLQTRNKIINSNTLKKVYRKSTYKEINIWKFLKKKEPSTLLKAKKIAKNLNLYMKICDVEYQGDGEKAIFYYTAENRIDFRKLIKEFSLHFHIRIEMRQIGYRQEAAKIGGIGSCGRELCCSTWLKTFKSVTTNSARYQQLSINIQKLTGQCSKLKCCLNYELDAYLDAIKNFPDFNSKIHTEKGIAKCMKIDIFKKEMWFSYIKRPNTWFKIKVKKIKEILEKNKITPSLEELSTINTIQKTELTFKDLSI; encoded by the coding sequence ATGAACAAATCATGTTATGATTGTTTACATAAATGTAAAAAAAAAGAAAAATTATTTCAAAAAAAACAATATGCATTAGATTGGTTAGCCAATATACAATCACCTTTTGAATATCAAAAATATGATATTATAGAAATAAAATTTAAAAATGATAGAAAAGAATTTTTTCTTAATCAAGAAAAAATACCCTTATCTCAAGGAGATATTGTAACTGTAGAACCTAAATCTGGAAATACAGGATACGATATAGGAGTAGTATATTTAACTGGAGAATTAGTAAAATTACAAACAAGAAATAAAATTATTAATTCAAATACTTTAAAAAAAGTATACAGGAAATCAACATATAAAGAAATAAATATTTGGAAATTTTTAAAAAAAAAAGAACCTTCCACTCTTTTAAAAGCTAAAAAAATTGCAAAAAATTTAAATCTTTATATGAAAATTTGTGATGTAGAATATCAAGGAGATGGAGAAAAGGCTATTTTTTATTATACAGCTGAAAATAGAATTGATTTCAGAAAGTTAATTAAAGAGTTCTCTTTACATTTTCATATACGCATAGAAATGCGACAGATAGGATATAGACAGGAAGCAGCCAAAATTGGTGGAATTGGTTCTTGTGGACGAGAACTTTGTTGTTCTACTTGGTTAAAAACTTTTAAAAGTGTAACAACAAATTCGGCGAGATATCAACAATTATCCATAAATATTCAAAAATTAACCGGACAATGTAGCAAATTGAAATGCTGTCTTAATTATGAATTAGATGCTTATTTGGATGCTATAAAAAATTTTCCAGACTTTAATAGCAAAATTCATACAGAAAAAGGAATTGCTAAATGTATGAAAATTGATATTTTTAAGAAAGAAATGTGGTTTTCTTATATCAAAAGACCTAATACTTGGTTCAAAATAAAAGTAAAAAAAATTAAAGAAATTTTAGAAAAAAATAAAATAACACCTTCTTTAGAGGAATTATCAACGATTAATACTATTCAAAAAACAGAATTAACATTTAAAGATTTGTCTATATAA
- a CDS encoding transglycosylase domain-containing protein, whose translation MYKKKSTKINPYFHKLIFYFWFLFIIGISTFISIFYAAFKGYLGSLPNIKDIENSTMKVGSEVYDSNGILLGRFFSENRTLVNYQQLPKDLVNALLAKEDIRFQYHSGIDIKSFLRAIFSLGKKGGGSTISQQLAKLLFTGPSAKNKFQRIHQKLLEWVMAIELEKRYTKEEIITMYYNKFDFLYNAKGIETASHTYFNKKVSDLNLGECAVLVGMLENPSLYNPKNYPFRAKQQRNLVLYQMKKYNFLSIYKYKKEMEKPLKVNFKIQKKDFELLTYYGEFLKKEIQEVLDEHEKKTGQKLNLYSSGLKIYTSIDAKMQNYAEQAVKRHLSQLQILFNRFQKTNKNAPFLNISPEKTNRILMSAMRRTSIYQDLKQKGLTEDQIIKEFKKPQFIKLFTWNGSKRVFMSPWDFIRYQKSIIQAGMLSIESSTGFIKAWVGGVDFNYFQYDHVAKTQRQVGSIFKPILYAAAINELHYNPCTKISNEKFHLGKWTPRNSNGKYGGFLTLKDGLAFSVNTISARLISQMTPSPVIHLAKKMGIESVIPEHPSIALGSADLTLYEMTGAFNTFTNYGTYVKPSILVKIEDENGNLIKEHVDLSRRQVFSEEIGYIMLKLMQGVVKYGTAKRLKTYNLSGDIAGKTGTTNEHSDGWFIGMIPNLTTGVWVGWEDRFSHFESIKLGQGANMALPIWAYYMKSLYKDINLIYHEKLLFHKPKNYQTYWDHCNEIHIKEQNIINEEEKEKEKNSSKEIIDLDDSLNSENNKDYDK comes from the coding sequence GTGTATAAAAAAAAAAGTACAAAAATAAATCCTTATTTTCATAAACTTATTTTTTATTTTTGGTTTTTGTTTATTATAGGAATAAGTACGTTCATTAGTATTTTTTATGCAGCTTTTAAAGGTTATTTAGGTTCTTTACCTAATATTAAAGATATAGAAAATTCCACTATGAAAGTAGGATCAGAAGTATATGATTCTAATGGAATATTATTAGGTAGATTTTTTTCAGAAAATAGAACTTTGGTTAATTATCAACAACTTCCGAAAGATCTTGTGAACGCACTTCTTGCAAAAGAAGATATTCGTTTTCAATATCATTCTGGAATTGATATTAAATCTTTTCTTAGAGCGATCTTTTCTTTAGGAAAAAAAGGTGGTGGAAGTACAATATCACAACAGTTGGCTAAACTACTCTTTACAGGACCATCTGCAAAAAATAAATTCCAAAGGATACACCAGAAACTTTTAGAATGGGTTATGGCAATTGAATTAGAAAAACGTTATACAAAGGAAGAGATTATTACTATGTATTATAACAAATTTGATTTTTTATATAATGCAAAAGGAATAGAAACTGCATCTCACACTTATTTTAATAAAAAGGTTTCTGATTTAAATTTAGGAGAATGCGCTGTGTTAGTTGGAATGTTAGAAAATCCTTCTTTGTACAATCCCAAAAATTATCCTTTTAGAGCAAAACAACAAAGAAATTTAGTTTTATATCAAATGAAAAAATACAATTTTTTAAGTATTTATAAATATAAAAAAGAAATGGAAAAACCTCTAAAAGTTAATTTTAAAATACAAAAAAAAGATTTTGAATTGCTTACTTATTATGGTGAATTTTTAAAAAAAGAAATTCAAGAAGTTTTAGATGAGCATGAAAAAAAAACCGGGCAAAAACTAAATCTTTATTCTAGTGGATTAAAAATATATACATCTATTGATGCTAAAATGCAAAATTATGCAGAACAAGCAGTTAAAAGACATCTTAGCCAATTACAAATTCTGTTTAATCGTTTTCAAAAAACGAATAAAAATGCCCCATTTTTAAATATTTCTCCAGAAAAAACAAACCGTATTCTTATGTCTGCAATGCGTAGGACTTCTATTTACCAAGATTTAAAACAAAAAGGATTAACAGAAGATCAAATTATAAAAGAATTCAAAAAACCACAATTTATAAAATTATTTACTTGGAACGGATCCAAAAGAGTATTTATGTCACCATGGGATTTTATTCGTTACCAAAAAAGTATTATTCAAGCAGGAATGCTCTCAATAGAATCTTCTACTGGATTTATTAAAGCGTGGGTGGGGGGTGTAGATTTTAATTATTTTCAATATGATCATGTAGCAAAAACACAACGTCAAGTTGGGTCTATTTTTAAACCTATTTTGTATGCTGCAGCTATTAATGAATTACATTACAATCCTTGTACAAAAATTTCAAATGAGAAATTCCATTTAGGAAAATGGACTCCTAGAAATTCCAATGGAAAATACGGAGGTTTTCTTACTTTAAAAGATGGTTTAGCTTTTTCCGTTAATACAATTTCAGCTCGTTTAATATCACAAATGACTCCAAGTCCAGTAATTCATCTAGCAAAAAAAATGGGAATAGAATCTGTAATTCCTGAACATCCATCTATTGCACTTGGTTCTGCCGATTTAACTTTATATGAAATGACTGGAGCTTTTAACACATTTACGAATTATGGGACTTATGTAAAACCTTCTATTTTAGTGAAAATAGAGGATGAAAATGGTAACTTAATTAAAGAACATGTAGATCTTAGTAGAAGACAAGTTTTTAGTGAAGAAATTGGATATATTATGTTAAAATTAATGCAAGGAGTTGTGAAATATGGAACCGCAAAAAGATTAAAAACATACAATTTATCAGGAGATATAGCTGGAAAAACAGGAACAACTAATGAACATTCAGATGGATGGTTTATAGGTATGATTCCTAATTTAACTACTGGAGTTTGGGTTGGATGGGAAGATAGATTTTCTCATTTTGAGAGTATCAAATTAGGACAAGGAGCCAATATGGCTTTACCTATATGGGCTTATTATATGAAAAGTTTATATAAAGATATCAATTTGATTTATCATGAAAAATTGTTATTTCATAAGCCTAAAAATTATCAAACTTATTGGGACCATTGCAATGAAATTCATATTAAAGAACAAAACATAATTAATGAAGAAGAAAAGGAAAAAGAAAAAAATTCTTCAAAAGAAATTATAGATCTTGATGATAGTTTAAATTCAGAAAATAATAAAGATTATGATAAATAG
- a CDS encoding NAD(P)-dependent oxidoreductase, translating into MIKKVLILDKNHPFIIFKLKKEGIICDENYNDLIDKIDVSIYDGVILRSRLKIDKKFIEKANNLKFIARIGSGTENIDKNYATKKGITLISSPEGNKDAVAEHAIGMLLCIMNNIICSHQQIITKKKWIRENNRGIEIMGKTIGIIGYGNIGKSFAKKLSNFDVKILCYDILSKRGDFYAKQVNMNTIFKESDIVSLHVPYTKRTKGMINYDFIKKFNKSFYLINTSRGGCVITNDLVEALKNGKICGACLDVLEYEEFFFDKKISCHRKFYKKFLYLIHSNKVIFTPHIAGWTKESKYKMDKKIVEKIIFLNQKFMKNDHFK; encoded by the coding sequence ATGATAAAAAAAGTATTAATTTTAGATAAAAATCATCCTTTTATTATATTCAAATTGAAAAAAGAAGGAATTATTTGTGATGAAAATTACAATGATTTAATTGATAAAATTGATGTATCTATATATGATGGTGTTATTTTAAGAAGTAGATTAAAAATAGATAAAAAATTTATTGAAAAAGCTAACAACTTGAAATTTATAGCTCGAATTGGATCTGGAACAGAAAATATAGATAAAAATTATGCTACAAAAAAAGGAATAACCTTAATTTCTTCCCCAGAAGGAAATAAAGACGCAGTTGCAGAACATGCAATAGGTATGCTTTTATGCATAATGAACAATATAATTTGTTCACATCAACAAATAATTACAAAAAAAAAATGGATTAGAGAAAATAATAGAGGAATAGAAATTATGGGAAAAACAATAGGTATCATTGGATATGGAAATATAGGAAAATCTTTTGCGAAAAAATTATCAAATTTTGATGTTAAAATATTATGTTATGACATTCTATCTAAAAGAGGGGATTTTTACGCAAAACAGGTTAATATGAATACAATTTTTAAAGAATCAGATATAGTAAGTTTGCACGTTCCTTATACAAAAAGGACAAAAGGAATGATAAACTATGATTTCATAAAAAAATTCAACAAATCTTTTTATTTAATAAATACTTCTCGTGGAGGATGTGTTATTACAAATGATTTAGTAGAAGCATTAAAAAATGGAAAAATATGTGGAGCATGTTTAGATGTGTTAGAATATGAAGAATTTTTTTTTGATAAAAAGATTTCTTGTCATAGAAAATTTTATAAAAAATTTCTTTATCTTATTCATTCTAATAAAGTAATATTTACACCACATATAGCAGGATGGACTAAAGAATCAAAATATAAAATGGATAAAAAAATTGTAGAAAAAATCATTTTTTTAAATCAAAAATTTATGAAAAATGATCATTTTAAATAA
- a CDS encoding diflavin oxidoreductase, whose translation MLFESNKKIFLKLIEESSPEEIIWMSGYISGLLFYHRKKKDLTKKNEITIVYGTETGNAKNLAFDFYQKVKKENFQVKLINLDQYCLKNLEKENYFFVIMSTHGEGDPPSSAKDFFDFIHRNKNLFLKKMKYSVLALGDKSYSHFCKAGEDVDKRLHNIGAVRIIPLYKCDVDYEIKANKWFLEVINFLKKKNTKIINYKICGKVVNNIILNNKKKDLDKEIRHIEIFVQKKVEYLPGDSIGVFPENPYNEVNDIIKYIKENRKKDFEKYECQEKNKIFNLFKKNLNILHLSENFLRKYSLLSEKNNIFSNYKNHKWKLINLLMEYPMKNKYSLKDLIKIIEPIKPRLYSISSSPTAHDNEIHIIVSRHHFQLNGKTVYGHCSNFLSKLKIGDKLSFLIYKNHIFKLPKSDKDIILIGPGTGISPFRSFLYEREVTKAKGKNWLFFGDQHFDTNFLYQTEIKNWKKKGILHKVSFSFSRDQEKKIYVQDKIWENRIEFFSWIKNGAYIYVCGNKIPMSIDVEKMIFHVIEQIGKCDSQVFIEKMIKEGRYLKDVY comes from the coding sequence ATGTTATTTGAATCAAATAAAAAAATATTTCTTAAGCTGATAGAAGAATCTTCTCCAGAAGAAATTATATGGATGAGTGGTTATATATCTGGGTTATTATTCTATCATCGAAAAAAGAAGGATCTTACTAAAAAAAACGAGATTACTATAGTTTATGGAACAGAAACAGGAAATGCTAAAAATTTAGCTTTTGATTTTTATCAAAAAGTTAAAAAAGAAAATTTTCAAGTTAAATTAATAAATTTAGATCAATACTGCTTAAAAAATTTAGAAAAAGAAAATTATTTTTTTGTTATAATGAGTACACATGGTGAAGGAGATCCTCCTTCTTCCGCAAAAGACTTTTTTGACTTTATTCATCGTAATAAAAATCTTTTTTTAAAGAAAATGAAATATAGTGTATTAGCATTGGGAGATAAATCTTATTCTCATTTTTGTAAAGCAGGAGAAGATGTAGATAAACGTTTGCATAATATAGGAGCTGTGAGAATTATTCCGTTGTATAAATGCGATGTTGATTATGAAATTAAAGCAAACAAATGGTTTTTAGAAGTTATTAACTTTCTTAAAAAAAAAAACACAAAAATAATAAATTATAAAATATGTGGAAAAGTTGTAAATAATATAATTTTAAATAATAAAAAAAAAGATCTTGATAAAGAAATTCGTCATATTGAAATTTTCGTTCAAAAAAAAGTTGAATATCTACCTGGAGATTCTATAGGAGTTTTTCCTGAAAATCCCTATAATGAAGTAAATGATATTATCAAATATATAAAAGAAAATAGAAAAAAAGATTTTGAAAAATACGAATGCCAAGAAAAAAATAAGATTTTTAATCTTTTTAAAAAAAATCTAAATATTCTTCATTTGTCTGAAAATTTTTTAAGAAAATATTCTTTATTATCTGAAAAAAATAATATTTTTTCAAACTATAAAAATCATAAATGGAAACTTATTAATCTACTAATGGAATATCCTATGAAAAATAAATATTCTTTAAAAGATTTAATAAAAATTATAGAACCTATAAAACCTAGATTATACTCCATTTCATCATCCCCTACAGCTCATGACAATGAAATTCATATTATTGTATCTCGTCATCATTTTCAACTAAATGGTAAAACTGTGTATGGACATTGTTCCAACTTTTTATCTAAATTAAAAATAGGAGATAAGCTATCTTTTCTAATTTATAAGAATCATATATTTAAATTACCTAAATCGGATAAAGATATAATTCTTATTGGACCTGGAACTGGAATTTCTCCCTTTCGTTCTTTTTTATATGAAAGAGAAGTTACAAAAGCTAAAGGTAAAAATTGGTTATTTTTTGGAGATCAACATTTTGACACAAATTTTTTATATCAAACAGAAATAAAAAATTGGAAAAAAAAAGGAATACTTCATAAAGTTAGTTTTTCTTTTTCTAGAGATCAGGAAAAAAAAATTTACGTACAAGATAAAATATGGGAAAACAGAATAGAGTTTTTTTCTTGGATAAAAAATGGAGCCTATATTTATGTTTGCGGAAATAAAATTCCTATGAGTATAGATGTCGAAAAAATGATTTTTCATGTTATAGAACAAATAGGAAAATGTGATTCACAAGTTTTTATAGAAAAAATGATAAAAGAAGGAAGATATTTAAAAGATGTTTATTGA